The Verrucomicrobiia bacterium genome contains a region encoding:
- a CDS encoding phosphatidate cytidylyltransferase codes for MSAAPEAPAPKTSGPTRGRIFVRRLGSTAALWAVVLWTVFSTRRDLTDWVFLGMLMGLTWVGMREFYGWVGRLGKACFPGWGVGLGLGIVTVPYLGQMGILGGGDLEGPAMALAFLALCARRFLARDVTDGLAALATTWLGLLYVPWLLNFMARIVLDSAIDGRCYLLYFILVTKFSDLGAYVTGSLIGRHKMIPRISPGKTWEGFAGAIAFSTGASLAFTATAGDRLAGMTLMHAALLGILLSVSAVLGDLVESQFKREAGVKDSGQWFPGIGGVLDLVDSLLFNAPLMYLYLRFVLT; via the coding sequence ATGTCCGCTGCCCCCGAAGCTCCGGCACCGAAGACCTCCGGTCCTACCCGCGGGCGCATTTTCGTGCGGCGCCTCGGCAGCACGGCGGCTCTATGGGCGGTGGTGCTCTGGACCGTGTTTTCCACCCGGCGGGACCTGACCGACTGGGTCTTCCTGGGGATGCTGATGGGCCTGACGTGGGTGGGGATGCGGGAGTTCTATGGCTGGGTTGGGCGACTCGGGAAAGCCTGCTTTCCCGGGTGGGGCGTCGGGCTGGGGCTGGGCATTGTGACGGTGCCGTATCTTGGGCAGATGGGGATTCTGGGCGGAGGCGACCTGGAAGGGCCGGCCATGGCGCTGGCCTTCCTGGCGCTGTGCGCGCGGCGCTTCCTGGCCCGGGACGTGACGGACGGTCTGGCCGCCCTGGCCACGACCTGGCTTGGATTGCTGTATGTGCCGTGGCTGCTGAACTTCATGGCCCGGATCGTCCTCGACTCCGCCATCGATGGCCGCTGCTACCTCCTCTACTTCATCCTGGTGACCAAGTTCAGCGACCTCGGTGCCTATGTGACCGGTTCGCTAATCGGCCGGCACAAGATGATTCCACGGATCAGCCCGGGGAAAACCTGGGAGGGTTTTGCCGGGGCGATCGCCTTTTCCACCGGCGCGAGCCTCGCCTTCACCGCGACCGCTGGGGATCGATTGGCGGGCATGACCCTCATGCACGCCGCCCTGCTCGGCATCCTGTTGAGCGTGTCCGCGGTCCTGGGAGATCTGGTCGAGTCGCAGTTCAAGCGGGAGGCGGGCGTCAAGGATTCCGGGCAGTGGTTCCCCGGGATCGGAGGCGTCCTTGACCTGGTGGACAGCCTCCTGTTCAACGCACCGCTGATGTACCTCTACCTACGGTTCGTGCTCACTTGA